In Carassius auratus strain Wakin chromosome 46, ASM336829v1, whole genome shotgun sequence, the following proteins share a genomic window:
- the LOC113064335 gene encoding magnesium transporter NIPA2-like: MKDIHLSSDLCSNGSVIRIFCPASVCVFDTGVCNTSFSVDSSNINSTVTTAALAINKWSNYNFWMGLSLAVLSAFLIGGSIILKKKALLHLASIGETRAAEGGHGYLKDWLWWGGLLTMGGGEAANFTAYMFAPATVVTPLGALSVLISAVLSSHFFGETMNLLGKLGCMLSILGSTIMVIHAPEEEEVTTLTEMTEKLLDPGFLVFASTLLVACMLLIFYVSPRFGQTNILVYISICSLLGAFTVSSVKGLGIAIRTMFSDLSVVRHPLTWILLLTLIGSIIIQVNYLNKSLDTFNTLLVYPIYYVFFTTVVLSTSVILFKEWGAMSGVDVVGTIGGFLVIVIGVSMLHLFKDMNMCFEDLRSNLYQPQSPSKMEDKHMLIENIDSLPPMREEGPRVFIIS, encoded by the exons ATGAAAGACATACACCTGTCATCCGATTTATGTAGCAATG GTTCAGTAATAAGGATCTTCTGTCCCgcctctgtttgtgtgtttgacacGGGGGTTTGCAACACGTCTTTTAGTGTAGACAGCTCTAATATAAACTCTACAGTCACCACAGCAGCTCTCGCCATCAACAAATGGAGCAACTACAATTTCTGGATGGGCTTGTCGCTGGCCGTGCTCTCAGCTTTCCTCATAGGAGGAAGCATTATACTGAAGAAGAAGGCGTTGCTGCATTTGGCCAGTATTGGGGAAACGAGAGCAG CTGAGGGAGGTCATGGGTACCTGAAGGACTGGTTGTGGTGGGGAGGCCTTTTGACAA TGGGTGGAGGTGAAGCGGCAAACTTCACAGCGTACATGTTTGCTCCAGCCACAGTGGTGACCCCTTTAGGAGCTCTCAGTGTTCTTATCAG TGCAGTTCTGTCCTCCCACTTCTTCGGAGAAACAATGAATCTGCTTGGAAAACTTGGCTGCATGCTCAGCATACTGGGAAGCACTATAATGGTTATACATGCACCTGAAGAGGAAGAAGTGACGACGCTTACAGAAATGACAGAGAAACTGTTGGATCCTG GTTTTTTGGTGTTTGCCAGTACTCTGCTGGTTGCTTGTATGCTCCTGATCTTCTACGTCTCCCCTCGCTTCGGTCAAACTAACATATTAGTCTACATAAGCATCTGCTCTCTGCTCGGAGCGTTCACTGTGTCCTCGGTCAAGGGCCTCGGCATCGCGATACGCACCATGTTCTCTGACCTCTCAGTGGTCCGTCACCCTCTCACCTGGATTCTTTTGCTGACCTTAATCGGATCCATCATCATCCAGGTCAACTATCTGAATAAGTCGCTGGACACCTTCAATACGCTCTTGGTATATCCCATCTACTATGTCTTCTTCACCACCGTAGTCCTGAGCACCTCTGTGATTCTCTTTAAAGAATGGGGAGCCATGTCAGGAGTGGATGTGGTGGGCACCATCGGGGGCTTCCTGGTGATCGTGATCGGAGTGAGCATGTTACACCTCTTCAAAGACATGAACATGTGTTTTGAAGATCTAAGAAGCAATCTTTATCAGCCACAGAGCCCGTCAAAGATGGAGGACAAGCACATGCTCATAGAGAACATAGACAGCCTGCCGCCTATGAGAGAGGAAGGGCCCAGAGTCTTCATCATCAGCTGA